One window from the genome of Penaeus monodon isolate SGIC_2016 chromosome 2, NSTDA_Pmon_1, whole genome shotgun sequence encodes:
- the LOC119580265 gene encoding uncharacterized transporter slc-17.2-like isoform X3, producing the protein MSTYSWATTAIIAAATAARNSRQKSGGRIAELMGARRTMAASLGASGVLSLLCPTAASIHPLALAGLRLAMGLVQGPAFPALYSLLSRWSPPDELATMVSVAFSGMLLGNMVALGGSGFVVEWFGWRWVFWLGGLLALAWTPLWLAFVRESPEEHPWITEEEKRLLAVNLDVKPRKHVPWSRVLRCWTFLAAIVSEFTGSWVSALLITEAPTFLTNQIGLSLRSSGYVCLVGTIVSYVLSIFYGKLSDLLIQRGCLTKVNVRRLLYAIGFVIICSSMMGIVLAKCEKVTVAIFVIVAMAGTSVNMVTYQLAPMDLAPNYAGTLSGLIGIGNIGSFAAPLVTSKLLVDLENGWSATFLLGGAIYFLLGILYISVVRADIEPWNYYDEMEQLGE; encoded by the exons ATGTCGACGTATTCTTGGGCCACTACGGCGATTATTGCAGCTGCTACGGCTGCAAGGAACTCTAGGCAGAAGTCAG gcGGCCGCATCGCCGAGCTGATGGGCGCGCGGAGGACCATGGCTGCGAGTCTCGGCGCGTCGGGTGTGCTGTCCCTCTTGTGCCCGACCGCCGCCAGCATTCACCCTCTGGCGCTGGCGGGGCTTCGGCTGGCCATGGGGCTGGTGCAGGGACCCGCCTTCCCCGCGCTCTACAGCCTGCTCTCGAGGTGGTCCCCGCCCGACGAGCTCGCGACGATGGTCTCCGTCGCCTTCTCTG GTATGCTCTTGGGTAACATGGTGGCTCTCGGTGGGTCGGGCTTCGTGGTGGAGTGGTTCGGTTGGCGGTGGGTCTTCTGGCTCGGCGGCTTGCTGGCTCTTGCATGGACCCCCCTGTGGCTCGCCTTCGTCCGCGAGTCGCCCGAGGAGCACCCCTGGATCACGGAGGAGGAAAAGCGTCTCCTGGCGGTCAACCTCGATGTGAAGCCCAGG AAACATGTCCCCTGGAGCCGCGTCCTTCGGTGCTGGACGTTCCTGGCAGCCATCGTATCCGAGTTCACAGGATCCTGGGTGTCGGCGTTGCTCATTACGGAGGCACCGACGTTCCTCACAAACCAG ATCGGACTGAGTCTACGGTCCTCTGGGTACGTGTGCTTGGTGGGCACAATCGTCAGCTACGTCCTCTCCATCTTCTACGGGAAACTGAGTGACCTCCTGATCCAACGGGGCTGCCTAACGAAGGTTAACGTCAGGCGCCTTCTCTACGCTATCG GATTCGTGATCATCTGCAGCAGTATGATGGGAATCGTGCTGGCCAAGTGTGAGAAAGTGACCGTGGCCATATTTGTGATTGTGGCCATGGCAGGGACTTCGGTGAATATGGTTACCTATCAGCTCGCTCCCATGGACTTGGCGCCGAATTATGCAG GCACATTATCGGGTCTTATCGGCATTGGCAATATCGGAAGCTTTGCGGCTCCGCTGGTCACGTCCAAACTGCTCGTGGATTTG gaaaatggTTGGAGCGCGACCTTCCTTCTCGGTGGCGCCATCTATTTTCTCTTGGGAATTTTGTACATTTCCGTTGTAAGAGCAGACATCGAGCCGTGGAATTACTACGATGAAATGGAACAACTAGGCGAGTGA
- the LOC119580288 gene encoding uncharacterized protein LOC119580288: MDSNIYTIVRAGTSCWDLIEVTSHHAISRNLDILTCDSECLDTIKSVKPRKKFKNEGLHFCVFLKELKSSKTFRSSFINRVMSQNTSKKIHPTRNKNDIPIIILWTINDGVPHIIDKEWCVRMNECAVDRQNLDTVMSWLSTLGGACSALGDYDTQFAKRAGEISVKQMEIALRLGDPFVMSRCRLYLAISMIQQRRFKGASAIVRYEYHNAHTLPKEARDHRLIKMCHGIWTKLRHERRLHRLSTKINSSRTV, encoded by the exons ATGGATAGCAATATCTATACCATAGTGAGAGCGGGGACTTCCTGTTGGGATTTGATTGAAGTGACTTCGCACCATGCCATTTCTAGGAACCTGGATATCTTAACCTGTGATTCAGAATGCCTTGATACAATCAAATCAGTGAAGccaaggaaaaaatttaagaatgaAGGTTTACATTTCTGTGTTTTCTTAAAAGAGCTAAAGAGTTCAAAAACTTTCAGATCATCTTTTATTAATCGTGTCATGTCTCAGAATACGAGCAAGAAAATTCACCcgacaagaaataaaaatgatataccaATTATAATCTTATGGACAATAAACGATGGTGTACCACATATTATTGACAAAGAGTGGTGTGTTCGCATGAATGAATGTGCTGTTGACCGTCAGAATCTAGACACAGTAATGTCTTGGCTGTCAACGCTAGGAGGTGCCTGCTCAGCCCTAGGTGATTATGACACACAGTTTGCAAAGAGGGCAGGTGAAATATCTGTGAAGCAAATGGAAATTGCCCTGCGTCTTGGTGACCCGTTTGTGATGTCTCGATGCCGTCTTTATTTAGCTATATCTATGATCCAGCAACGAAGATTCAAG GGAGCCTCGGCAATTGTGCGATATGAGTACCACAACGCTCACACCTTACCCAAAGAGGCAAGAGATCACCGTCTTATCAAAATGTGTCACGGAATATGGACCAAGTTGAGGCACGAGAGACGATTGCACAGACTTAGTACAAAGATTAATTCTAGTCGGACTGTTTAA
- the LOC119580265 gene encoding uncharacterized transporter slc-17.2-like isoform X1, with the protein MSTYSWATTAIIAAATAARNSRQKSGKRESPQTRYVLVSLGMVGVAVDYFVRYSISVAIVAMVKTHSVATNTTHDKGICPAAVNITVKGGVDPHAKGEYDWSEQMTGVILGMFFWGYFITKAAGGRIAELMGARRTMAASLGASGVLSLLCPTAASIHPLALAGLRLAMGLVQGPAFPALYSLLSRWSPPDELATMVSVAFSGMLLGNMVALGGSGFVVEWFGWRWVFWLGGLLALAWTPLWLAFVRESPEEHPWITEEEKRLLAVNLDVKPRKHVPWSRVLRCWTFLAAIVSEFTGSWVSALLITEAPTFLTNQIGLSLRSSGYVCLVGTIVSYVLSIFYGKLSDLLIQRGCLTKVNVRRLLYAIGFVIICSSMMGIVLAKCEKVTVAIFVIVAMAGTSVNMVTYQLAPMDLAPNYAGTLSGLIGIGNIGSFAAPLVTSKLLVDLENGWSATFLLGGAIYFLLGILYISVVRADIEPWNYYDEMEQLGE; encoded by the exons ATGTCGACGTATTCTTGGGCCACTACGGCGATTATTGCAGCTGCTACGGCTGCAAGGAACTCTAGGCAGAAGTCAG GTAAACGTGAAAGCCCCCAAACACGATATGTATTAGTGTCGCTGGGCATGGTGGGCGTCGCCGTAGACTACTTTGTAAGGTACAGCATCAGTGTTGCCATCGTTGCCATGGTGAAGACCCATTCTGTggccaccaacacaacacatgaCAAAGGGATATGCCCGGCAGCTGTTAACATTACTGTCAAGGGCGGCGTCGATCCTCAT GCTAAAGGGGAATACGACTGGAGTGAACAGATGACGGGAGTAATCCTTGGAATGTTCTTCTGGGGATATTTCATCACAAAggcggcag gcGGCCGCATCGCCGAGCTGATGGGCGCGCGGAGGACCATGGCTGCGAGTCTCGGCGCGTCGGGTGTGCTGTCCCTCTTGTGCCCGACCGCCGCCAGCATTCACCCTCTGGCGCTGGCGGGGCTTCGGCTGGCCATGGGGCTGGTGCAGGGACCCGCCTTCCCCGCGCTCTACAGCCTGCTCTCGAGGTGGTCCCCGCCCGACGAGCTCGCGACGATGGTCTCCGTCGCCTTCTCTG GTATGCTCTTGGGTAACATGGTGGCTCTCGGTGGGTCGGGCTTCGTGGTGGAGTGGTTCGGTTGGCGGTGGGTCTTCTGGCTCGGCGGCTTGCTGGCTCTTGCATGGACCCCCCTGTGGCTCGCCTTCGTCCGCGAGTCGCCCGAGGAGCACCCCTGGATCACGGAGGAGGAAAAGCGTCTCCTGGCGGTCAACCTCGATGTGAAGCCCAGG AAACATGTCCCCTGGAGCCGCGTCCTTCGGTGCTGGACGTTCCTGGCAGCCATCGTATCCGAGTTCACAGGATCCTGGGTGTCGGCGTTGCTCATTACGGAGGCACCGACGTTCCTCACAAACCAG ATCGGACTGAGTCTACGGTCCTCTGGGTACGTGTGCTTGGTGGGCACAATCGTCAGCTACGTCCTCTCCATCTTCTACGGGAAACTGAGTGACCTCCTGATCCAACGGGGCTGCCTAACGAAGGTTAACGTCAGGCGCCTTCTCTACGCTATCG GATTCGTGATCATCTGCAGCAGTATGATGGGAATCGTGCTGGCCAAGTGTGAGAAAGTGACCGTGGCCATATTTGTGATTGTGGCCATGGCAGGGACTTCGGTGAATATGGTTACCTATCAGCTCGCTCCCATGGACTTGGCGCCGAATTATGCAG GCACATTATCGGGTCTTATCGGCATTGGCAATATCGGAAGCTTTGCGGCTCCGCTGGTCACGTCCAAACTGCTCGTGGATTTG gaaaatggTTGGAGCGCGACCTTCCTTCTCGGTGGCGCCATCTATTTTCTCTTGGGAATTTTGTACATTTCCGTTGTAAGAGCAGACATCGAGCCGTGGAATTACTACGATGAAATGGAACAACTAGGCGAGTGA
- the LOC119580265 gene encoding sialin-like isoform X2 — protein MSTYSWATTAIIAAATAARNSRQKSGKRESPQTRYVLVSLGMVGVAVDYFVRYSISVAIVAMVKTHSVATNTTHDKGICPAAVNITVKGGVDPHAKGEYDWSEQMTGVILGMFFWGYFITKAAGGRIAELMGARRTMAASLGASGVLSLLCPTAASIHPLALAGLRLAMGLVQGPAFPALYSLLSRWSPPDELATMVSVAFSGEGEGRALRGGMVFEGIVCSVVTVSGLLRLFLLLLLLLLKLMSLLFIIRSSSLLVLFRMITSKRTHEHKVPRYEGPKESLTTLIFRDQPDQLLAPVNQSPSGCLGGDWLAGARLVRPSVEGVPSVSCPSQVCSWVTWWLSVGRASWWSGSVGGGSSGSAACWLLHGPPCGSPSSASRPRSTPGSRRRKSVSWRSTSM, from the exons ATGTCGACGTATTCTTGGGCCACTACGGCGATTATTGCAGCTGCTACGGCTGCAAGGAACTCTAGGCAGAAGTCAG GTAAACGTGAAAGCCCCCAAACACGATATGTATTAGTGTCGCTGGGCATGGTGGGCGTCGCCGTAGACTACTTTGTAAGGTACAGCATCAGTGTTGCCATCGTTGCCATGGTGAAGACCCATTCTGTggccaccaacacaacacatgaCAAAGGGATATGCCCGGCAGCTGTTAACATTACTGTCAAGGGCGGCGTCGATCCTCAT GCTAAAGGGGAATACGACTGGAGTGAACAGATGACGGGAGTAATCCTTGGAATGTTCTTCTGGGGATATTTCATCACAAAggcggcag gcGGCCGCATCGCCGAGCTGATGGGCGCGCGGAGGACCATGGCTGCGAGTCTCGGCGCGTCGGGTGTGCTGTCCCTCTTGTGCCCGACCGCCGCCAGCATTCACCCTCTGGCGCTGGCGGGGCTTCGGCTGGCCATGGGGCTGGTGCAGGGACCCGCCTTCCCCGCGCTCTACAGCCTGCTCTCGAGGTGGTCCCCGCCCGACGAGCTCGCGACGATGGTCTCCGTCGCCTTCTCTGGTGAGGGCGAGGGGCGAGCGCTTCGGGGGGGGATGGTCTTCGAAGGGATCGTGTGTTCGGTCGTTACTGTGTCTGGACTCCTGCGTCTGTTTCTGCtacttttattactgttgctgaaattaatgtcattgttattcattattagatcttcgtcattattggtattatttcgcATGATCACTTCCAAACGCACGCACGAGCACAAAGTACCCCGCTACGAAGGGCCCAAAGAGTCCCTCACAACGCTCATATTCAGAGACCAGCCGGACCAGCTTCTCGCGCCCGTCAACCAATCACCGTCGGGCTGTCTCGGCGGTGATTGGCTGGCGGGCGCGAGGCTCGTCCGGCCCTCCGTCGAAGGTGTCCCAAGCGTCTCATGCCCTTCGCAGGTATGCTCTTGGGTAACATGGTGGCTCTCGGTGGGTCGGGCTTCGTGGTGGAGTGGTTCGGTTGGCGGTGGGTCTTCTGGCTCGGCGGCTTGCTGGCTCTTGCATGGACCCCCCTGTGGCTCGCCTTCGTCCGCGAGTCGCCCGAGGAGCACCCCTGGATCACGGAGGAGGAAAAGCGTCTCCTGGCGGTCAACCTCGATGTGA